Below is a window of Plasmodium sp. gorilla clade G2 genome assembly, chromosome: 14 DNA.
AGTGCACCAAAAAACACCCTCACACCATTGGAAGATTTACTTGGTACAAAAGAGCAAATATTTGACTATAGAtattcattaaataatatggaagaaaatattaatacacTTAAAAATGAAGGAGAATTAGTTGCACAAAAGGAAGGATTTGATTTTGATGaagatatgaaaaaaaataaagaagaaagagATAAAGCACTTGAGAAAATAGGAAAAGAAACAGATGAAGAACCATTTATGTTTTCAGAAAATAAATTTCTTGAAAATCAAGTAAAAGATAGAAATGTTGCTGGATCCTTTTCTAGATTTTTCAGTAAATTAAATCCTTTTAAGAAAGACGAAGTAATAGAAAAAACTGAAGTATCAAAGAAGGTATATTCAGGTATAAGTTTTAATCTAACTGATGAAGAAGCTAAAATATTAAGTGTCAGTTCAACCTATAAAGAATATCCAGAAACCATGTTATATAACTGTCCAAACAATTCCTATTTATTTGATACTATAGAATCATTAAAAGGAAGATTAgttgatattaaaaaaagagaatCTAACATAACAACAACCTTCGAACAACATAAagaatgtttaaaaaaaatgggtCTACTTGAACTTGAATTAAATGATACTGAATGTAAATACGGTTCATGTATCGGTAGCTTTGGAGAAAACCATCTTAGATTATATGAATTTGAAAATGACTTATTTAAATATCATCCAAATGTTGATTATCTAACTTTAGCTGATGGatataaattacaaaaaaatcatatatatgaattatccAATGTAAACTTTTGTTTATTAAATCCTAAAACATTAgaagaatttttaaaaaaaaaagaaatcaaAGATCTTATGGGTGGTGAAGATCTTGTAAAATATCAAGAAAATTTTGAGAAGTTTATGAGTATATCCATAACATGTCATATTGAatctttaatatatgatgatattGAAGCTTCTCAAGATATTGCTGCTGTTTTAAAAATTGTTAAAAgtaaattatatgtaatcACATCAGGTTTAACATATAAAGCAAGAAAATtagtatataaaatttttagtGAAATCCAAAAAAATCCAGATGATATCTATGAAAAATTAACATGGATTTATGATAATATCTATATGtttaaaagatattataCTTCATATGCTTTACAAGATATCTGTACATATGTTGATGTTGATAGAACTCCAATGGATACAGAAATACATGTTTATAACAGAATAGTAGATTATGTTCGTTATTATAGTTCATGCtttaaaaatgttattatttataatgcTATCATGTCTGGTATACATGAAAAAGTAAAACATTTCTTTAAATTAGTACCAAGACGTAACTTCCTACTCGATTATCACTTTAATTCCATTTttgaaaaagaattaaaaccAGTCAGAAAAAATAGTACCTCACATGTTTATTATGATGGAACCGTTTCAGCATTTGCTTATTATAACTTAGATAGAAGAGCTAtggttaatattattaatgatTATTTCGAAgcaaagaaaaaagaattaactGTTATAGTATCTCGTATGAAAACAGATATGCTCAGTCTTCAAAATGAAGAATCAAAAATACCAAATGACAAAAGTGCAAATTCAAAACTAGCTACAAGATTAATGAGAAAATTCAAGGCTGAAATTAGAGACTTCTTTAAAGAAATGCGTGTACAATATGCTAAGTTAATCAACATACGTTACAGATCTCACTTAAAGAAAAACTACTTTACCTTCAAGAGATTAGattaagaatatatacatcaaaaaatatatatataatataaaaatttactaaatatgtgtatatatataaataaataaataaatatatatatatatatatatatattttttttttttttgttttttttaattttttttattcctttaaatcaaaaaaaacaagagggaattatattatattataaatttttttttttttaggttattttatttagtatataaaaaaagtaagataaagaaattatgtgattgtaatttatatttaacttgtaaataaatttttaattacaactataaatatatattatttatacatcatcatatttacgaaaaaaaaataaaaaataaataaaaataaaaaaagttcattagtatataaatttttaattttacataaatatatatatatatatatatatatatatatatattttccttgagtctttttttttttttttttttttttttttaatttttttaattatacaaatgttatgtgtataatatatatatatacatataatttgggtttttttgtttttcaagAATATGCTTTAAATaggattttttttatataaatatatttgaattgtAATTCTCtctctatatatatacacaaatTGATGTCCATGtagaaatataaacatatcaaatttaacttttatttttgaa
It encodes the following:
- a CDS encoding rhoptry-associated protein 1; translation: MSFYLGSIIIIFHVLFRNVTEGINVNGENNYGKTIVSNDLNLDDYNYWTPINKKEYLNSYEDEFSNESFLENKSSVDDGDINLGDVSGSKSAKRGHARSRARSASAAAILEEDDSRDDMEFKASPSVVKTSTPAATHTSSSKSSSPSSTKSSPSSVKSASPHGETEESTTKTSKRSASVSGIAGAEQEESSAPKNTLTPLEDLLGTKEQIFDYRYSLNNMEENINTLKNEGELVAQKEGFDFDEDMKKNKEERDKALEKIGKETDEEPFMFSENKFLENQVKDRNVAGSFSRFFSKLNPFKKDEVIEKTEVSKKVYSGISFNLTDEEAKILSVSSTYKEYPETMLYNCPNNSYLFDTIESLKGRLVDIKKRESNITTTFEQHKECLKKMGLLELELNDTECKYGSCIGSFGENHLRLYEFENDLFKYHPNVDYLTLADGYKLQKNHIYELSNVNFCLLNPKTLEEFLKKKEIKDLMGGEDLVKYQENFEKFMSISITCHIESLIYDDIEASQDIAAVLKIVKSKLYVITSGLTYKARKLVYKIFSEIQKNPDDIYEKLTWIYDNIYMFKRYYTSYALQDICTYVDVDRTPMDTEIHVYNRIVDYVRYYSSCFKNVIIYNAIMSGIHEKVKHFFKLVPRRNFLLDYHFNSIFEKELKPVRKNSTSHVYYDGTVSAFAYYNLDRRAMVNIINDYFEAKKKELTVIVSRMKTDMLSLQNEESKIPNDKSANSKLATRLMRKFKAEIRDFFKEMRVQYAKLINIRYRSHLKKNYFTFKRLD